A window of Auraticoccus monumenti contains these coding sequences:
- a CDS encoding ABC transporter family substrate-binding protein, with the protein MLSAMLLMGACGSTEPPAPGDDPGPGDQGSEIGAVDINAQPRDQLAQGGTLRLPITEFVYWNPFNVNGNEATYADLSTGMFPNLFVVGDSGEPEPNPLYLESAELTSEDPTVVNFKLNPAAVWNDGTPLAVEDFEAMWKACNGENEEFQCATTQGYDQIESIEQGETEQDVVVSFSGPYPDWTQPFSGLFKAESMADPETFNEGWEDVTEIGDWMSGPFEVGDFDATQQVLTLVPNDTWWGEAPLLDEIVVRVISADATANAYVNGELDAFEVGIDPDAFQKATAYAEGEVRSALGPNFRHFTFNTEAGNLADQEVRQAIAMGLDRGSIGESDLAGVDVPVEPLNNNIFLASQEQFVDMAELTGITYDPAAAMEKLEAAGWTLPEGGTIREKDGEPLEVDFTQIVGVPVSENEARQAQSQLAEIGIQVNIVDATQDNWIDRLTAGEFEILAFSWIGTPYPYQFRQIYVTGGESNFGNLSNERIDELADLVDTTVDPAERTTLANEAAQLMWEEVSTLPLYQRPEIVAAKANLANYGAFGLNTQEWENVGYMQ; encoded by the coding sequence GTGCTGTCCGCGATGCTCCTGATGGGCGCATGCGGCAGCACCGAGCCACCCGCGCCCGGTGACGACCCCGGCCCCGGGGACCAGGGCTCGGAGATCGGTGCCGTCGACATCAACGCCCAGCCGCGCGACCAGCTGGCTCAGGGCGGCACCCTCCGCCTGCCGATCACCGAGTTCGTCTACTGGAACCCGTTCAACGTCAACGGCAACGAGGCGACCTACGCCGACCTCAGCACCGGGATGTTCCCCAACCTGTTCGTGGTCGGCGACTCGGGTGAGCCGGAGCCGAACCCGCTCTACCTGGAGTCGGCGGAGCTGACGTCGGAGGACCCGACGGTGGTCAACTTCAAGCTCAACCCGGCCGCGGTGTGGAACGACGGCACCCCGCTGGCCGTCGAGGACTTCGAGGCCATGTGGAAGGCGTGCAACGGGGAGAACGAGGAGTTCCAGTGCGCCACCACCCAGGGCTACGACCAGATCGAGTCGATCGAGCAGGGTGAGACCGAGCAGGACGTCGTGGTGTCCTTCTCCGGTCCGTACCCGGACTGGACCCAGCCCTTCAGCGGCCTGTTCAAGGCCGAGTCGATGGCCGACCCCGAGACCTTCAACGAGGGCTGGGAGGACGTCACCGAGATCGGCGACTGGATGTCCGGCCCCTTCGAGGTGGGCGACTTCGACGCCACCCAGCAGGTCCTGACGCTGGTCCCCAACGACACCTGGTGGGGCGAGGCGCCGCTGCTGGACGAGATCGTGGTCCGGGTCATCTCCGCCGACGCGACGGCCAACGCCTACGTCAACGGCGAGCTGGACGCCTTCGAGGTCGGCATCGACCCCGACGCCTTCCAGAAGGCCACCGCCTACGCCGAGGGCGAGGTCCGTTCGGCCCTCGGTCCGAACTTCCGGCACTTCACCTTCAACACCGAGGCCGGCAACCTGGCCGACCAGGAGGTCCGACAGGCCATCGCGATGGGTCTGGACCGCGGGTCGATCGGCGAGTCCGACCTGGCCGGCGTCGACGTCCCGGTGGAGCCCCTGAACAACAACATCTTCCTGGCCAGCCAGGAGCAGTTCGTGGACATGGCCGAGCTGACGGGGATCACCTACGACCCCGCGGCCGCGATGGAGAAGCTCGAGGCCGCCGGCTGGACCCTCCCCGAGGGTGGCACCATCCGGGAGAAGGACGGCGAGCCGCTGGAGGTCGACTTCACCCAGATCGTCGGCGTCCCCGTCTCGGAGAACGAGGCCCGTCAGGCCCAGAGCCAGCTGGCCGAGATCGGCATCCAGGTCAACATCGTGGACGCCACCCAGGACAACTGGATCGACCGGCTGACCGCTGGGGAGTTCGAGATCCTGGCCTTCTCCTGGATCGGTACCCCGTACCCGTACCAGTTCCGCCAGATCTACGTCACCGGTGGTGAGTCCAACTTCGGCAACCTGTCGAACGAGCGGATCGACGAGCTGGCCGACCTGGTCGACACCACGGTCGACCCGGCCGAGCGCACCACCCTCGCCAACGAGGCCGCCCAGCTGATGTGGGAGGAGGTGTCCACCCTGCCGCTGTACCAGCGCCCGGAGATCGTGGCCGCCAAGGCCAACCTCGCGAACTACGGCGCCTTCGGCCTGAACACCCAGGAGTGGGAGAACGTCGGCTACATGCAGTGA
- a CDS encoding ABC transporter permease translates to MTNPPMPPTDSTEVLDETPVPSHGPSAPTSRRLSRRRLVLRRFLRNKTAVLGLLVILAMAALAVFGPLISAWDYEQIDRTSFLNPPDARHPFGTTQSGIDMFALTLRGLSKSLLIGLAVALISTAIAAVVGSFAAYYGGWFERIALWVIDLLLVVPSFLIIAIMMSADRSGGNASAFDRFVASAPQWIVLIILLALFSWMLAARVVRSLTLSVKEREYVEAARFMGIPGPIIVVRHILPNISSLLIIDATLNVAAAILAETSLSFFGFGVKPPDTSLGALLGVGARQATTFPWLFVPPAVAVVLLILAVNAVGDGLRDALDPSSGSGGRV, encoded by the coding sequence GTGACCAACCCACCGATGCCTCCCACCGACTCCACCGAGGTCCTCGACGAGACCCCCGTGCCCAGCCACGGCCCCTCCGCACCCACCTCCAGGCGCCTCAGCCGGCGCCGGCTGGTGCTGCGCCGGTTCCTGCGCAACAAGACCGCCGTGCTCGGGCTGCTGGTCATCCTGGCGATGGCGGCCCTCGCCGTGTTCGGCCCGCTCATCTCGGCCTGGGACTACGAGCAGATCGACCGCACGTCCTTCCTCAACCCGCCGGACGCCCGGCACCCCTTCGGCACCACCCAGAGCGGCATCGACATGTTCGCGCTGACCCTGCGGGGGCTCAGCAAGTCGCTGCTGATCGGTCTGGCCGTGGCGCTGATCTCCACCGCCATCGCCGCGGTCGTGGGCTCCTTCGCCGCCTACTACGGCGGCTGGTTCGAGCGGATCGCGCTCTGGGTGATCGACCTGCTGCTGGTGGTGCCGTCCTTCCTGATCATCGCCATCATGATGTCGGCGGACCGGAGCGGGGGGAACGCCTCGGCCTTCGACCGCTTCGTCGCCAGCGCACCGCAGTGGATCGTGCTGATCATCCTGCTGGCGCTGTTCAGCTGGATGCTGGCCGCCCGGGTGGTGCGCTCGCTCACCCTGTCGGTGAAGGAGCGCGAGTACGTCGAGGCGGCACGGTTCATGGGCATCCCGGGGCCGATCATCGTGGTCCGCCACATCCTGCCCAACATCTCCTCGCTGCTGATCATCGACGCGACCCTCAACGTGGCTGCGGCCATCCTGGCCGAGACGTCGCTGTCCTTCTTCGGCTTCGGCGTCAAGCCGCCGGACACCTCCCTCGGTGCCCTGCTCGGCGTCGGCGCCCGGCAGGCCACCACCTTCCCCTGGCTGTTCGTGCCGCCGGCGGTCGCCGTCGTGCTGCTCATCCTGGCGGTGAACGCGGTCGGTGACGGCCTGCGCGACGCCCTCGACCCCTCGTCCGGATCAGGAGGACGCGTCTGA
- a CDS encoding ABC transporter permease encodes MGLFILKRLLNYAVLLFVAISLTYFLAASQLNPRALWELANPPIPPQTIEASLRSKNLSDEVPLLQRYWTWLTGVVLHWDWGESPRTGDIAPEIGRRIGVSIRLITLGSLGGIALGVLVGAWTATRQYRLSDRAITLGSLAIYSVPVFVLISVIQVLATSFNDTTGWRVFEFVGETGQVGSYPGAWLVDRAQHLLLPTVVLVLANAAFFSRIQRNLMLDALGSDYVRTARAKGLRQGRAVMKHALRTSLIPTGTYFAFSVATLFLGSTFVEVLFSFHGMGEFAITTIQGQDVHGAVAVAAFGGVCVLVGATLSDFMVAALDPRVRVS; translated from the coding sequence ATGGGCCTCTTCATCCTGAAACGCCTGCTGAACTACGCGGTCCTGCTCTTCGTGGCCATCAGCCTCACGTACTTCCTGGCGGCCAGCCAGCTCAACCCGCGCGCCCTGTGGGAGCTGGCGAACCCACCGATCCCGCCGCAGACGATCGAAGCGAGCCTGCGCAGCAAGAACCTCAGCGACGAGGTGCCGCTGCTGCAGCGGTACTGGACCTGGCTCACCGGCGTGGTGCTGCACTGGGACTGGGGCGAGTCGCCGCGCACCGGGGACATCGCACCGGAGATCGGCCGCCGGATCGGGGTCAGCATCCGGCTCATCACCCTCGGCTCGCTGGGCGGGATCGCGCTCGGCGTGCTGGTCGGGGCCTGGACCGCCACCCGGCAGTACCGCCTCTCCGACCGCGCCATCACCCTCGGGTCGCTGGCCATCTACTCAGTGCCCGTCTTCGTGCTGATCAGCGTGATCCAGGTCCTGGCCACCTCCTTCAACGACACCACCGGCTGGCGCGTCTTCGAGTTCGTCGGCGAGACCGGTCAGGTCGGCTCCTACCCCGGGGCCTGGCTGGTGGACCGGGCCCAGCACCTGCTGCTGCCCACCGTGGTGCTGGTGCTGGCCAACGCGGCCTTCTTCAGCCGGATCCAGCGCAACCTGATGCTGGACGCCCTCGGCTCGGACTACGTCCGCACCGCCCGGGCCAAGGGTCTGCGGCAGGGGCGTGCGGTGATGAAGCACGCGCTCCGGACGTCGCTGATCCCGACCGGCACCTACTTCGCCTTCAGCGTCGCCACGCTCTTCCTGGGCTCCACCTTCGTCGAGGTGCTGTTCAGCTTCCACGGCATGGGCGAGTTCGCCATCACCACCATCCAGGGCCAGGACGTCCACGGCGCGGTCGCCGTGGCCGCGTTCGGCGGCGTCTGCGTGCTGGTGGGGGCGACCCTGTCCGACTTCATGGTCGCCGCCCTCGACCCCCGCGTCCGAGTGAGCTGA
- a CDS encoding alpha-galactosidase: MPAEPPTPVAVARPATPPRGWNSWDCYGTTVTEDEVLANARFMAEHLLPSGWDTVVVDIQWYAASVGAGGYHEDADLQLDGWGRPVPDTTRFPSAADGRGFTALAEQVHALGLRFGVHVMRGIPRRAAAERLPVLGTDVTAADLADPDRGCPWNPDMAGVRDDHPDASAWYAALAQQLAGWGVDFVKADDMLWPYHAWDIETFSAALAATGRPIALSLSPGTDLSLVHADHLAGHATMWRVSNDLWDRWDDVSDMFARMARWAPVSRPGAWADADMLPLGRIGIRGERGTDRTSQLTWAEQRTLLTLWGIARSPFFVGGDLPTSPPETIELLRNPLLLEVNAHGTDPREVVRETDHVVWTSRLGESLVVAVFAVGDERLSRTVPLSSVGGQGRTRAREAWTGAEVDVSGGLPVDLAPHDAALFVLD, translated from the coding sequence ATGCCCGCCGAGCCGCCCACCCCCGTCGCCGTCGCCCGCCCGGCCACCCCGCCGCGTGGCTGGAACAGCTGGGACTGCTACGGCACCACCGTCACCGAGGACGAGGTGCTGGCCAACGCCCGGTTCATGGCCGAGCACCTGCTGCCCTCGGGCTGGGACACCGTCGTGGTCGACATCCAGTGGTACGCCGCCTCGGTGGGTGCCGGCGGCTACCACGAGGACGCCGACCTGCAGCTGGACGGCTGGGGTCGTCCGGTGCCCGACACCACCCGGTTCCCCTCCGCCGCGGACGGCCGCGGGTTCACCGCGCTGGCCGAGCAGGTGCACGCCCTGGGGCTGCGGTTCGGGGTCCACGTGATGCGCGGGATCCCCCGCCGGGCGGCGGCGGAGCGGCTGCCGGTGCTGGGCACCGACGTCACCGCCGCCGACCTCGCCGACCCCGACCGCGGCTGCCCCTGGAACCCCGACATGGCCGGCGTCCGCGACGACCACCCCGACGCGTCCGCCTGGTACGCGGCCCTGGCCCAGCAGCTGGCCGGCTGGGGCGTGGACTTCGTCAAGGCCGACGACATGCTCTGGCCCTACCACGCCTGGGACATCGAGACCTTCTCCGCCGCGCTGGCCGCCACCGGTCGGCCGATCGCGCTCAGCCTCTCGCCCGGCACCGACCTCTCGCTGGTCCACGCCGACCACCTGGCCGGGCACGCCACGATGTGGCGGGTCTCCAACGACCTCTGGGACCGGTGGGACGACGTCTCGGACATGTTCGCCCGGATGGCCCGCTGGGCGCCGGTCTCCAGGCCCGGTGCCTGGGCCGACGCCGACATGCTGCCGCTGGGCCGGATCGGGATCCGCGGGGAGCGGGGGACCGACCGCACCTCGCAGCTGACCTGGGCCGAGCAGCGCACCCTGCTGACGCTGTGGGGGATCGCCCGCTCCCCGTTCTTCGTCGGCGGGGACCTGCCCACCAGCCCGCCGGAGACCATCGAGCTGCTGCGGAACCCGCTGCTGCTGGAGGTCAACGCGCACGGGACCGACCCGCGGGAGGTCGTCCGGGAGACCGACCACGTGGTGTGGACGTCCCGGCTGGGGGAGTCCCTGGTCGTGGCCGTCTTCGCGGTCGGGGACGAGCGGCTGTCGCGCACCGTGCCGCTCTCCTCGGTGGGTGGCCAAGGCCGGACCCGGGCGCGGGAGGCGTGGACAGGGGCGGAGGTGGACGTCAGCGGCGGTCTCCCGGTCGACCTGGCTCCCCACGACGCCGCCCTCTTCGTGCTCGACTGA
- a CDS encoding alpha/beta fold hydrolase, whose protein sequence is MPEHLSINGNTIAYDVTGGGPLVVLAHGMGDSRHSYRFMAPALVAAGYRVANVDLRGCGDSSLGWDGYSRTDIAGDLVAVVRHLGGPAVIIGHSISGGAATIAAATAPDVITGVVELAPFTRKQSVSLGGLLRVGRYRAGTTQLGLTLALGSLPAWKRYLDLAYPTKPADWAGELGRIEARLSEPGRMKALRAMASSAPTDAGAQLANVTCPVLVVQGSLDPDWADPRAEGEKILADLPAGLGELAVIEGAGHYPHAQTPDEVLALTLPFLARTLTGA, encoded by the coding sequence GTGCCCGAGCACCTCAGCATCAACGGCAACACCATCGCCTACGACGTGACCGGCGGAGGGCCCCTGGTCGTGCTGGCGCACGGCATGGGCGACAGCCGGCACTCCTACCGCTTCATGGCGCCGGCCCTGGTCGCGGCCGGGTACCGGGTCGCGAACGTCGACCTCCGCGGCTGCGGTGACTCCAGCCTCGGCTGGGACGGGTACAGCCGCACCGACATCGCCGGTGACCTGGTGGCTGTCGTGCGCCACCTGGGTGGCCCGGCGGTGATCATCGGGCACTCGATCAGCGGTGGGGCGGCGACCATCGCGGCCGCCACGGCGCCCGACGTGATCACCGGGGTGGTCGAGCTGGCCCCCTTCACCCGCAAGCAGTCGGTCTCCCTGGGTGGGCTGCTCCGGGTCGGGCGCTACCGGGCCGGCACCACCCAGCTGGGCCTGACCCTGGCCCTGGGGAGCCTCCCGGCCTGGAAGAGGTACCTGGACCTGGCCTACCCCACCAAGCCCGCCGACTGGGCCGGGGAGCTGGGCCGGATCGAGGCCAGGCTGAGCGAGCCCGGCCGGATGAAGGCTCTTCGGGCCATGGCCAGCAGCGCACCGACCGACGCCGGCGCCCAGCTGGCGAACGTCACCTGCCCGGTCCTGGTCGTCCAGGGCAGCCTCGACCCCGACTGGGCCGATCCGCGGGCCGAGGGCGAGAAGATCCTCGCCGACCTGCCTGCCGGCCTCGGCGAGCTGGCGGTCATCGAGGGCGCCGGTCACTACCCGCACGCCCAGACCCCCGACGAGGTCCTCGCTCTGACCCTGCCGTTCCTGGCCCGGACGCTGACCGGTGCCTAG
- a CDS encoding ABC transporter ATP-binding protein, producing the protein MTAPTTAATRRTQAGEVVLSVRDLNVSFPSEAGEVRAVRGLDFDLRAGETMAIVGESGSGKSVTSLAVMGLHPRTARISGSVKLHGEEILGRDDDALSRLRGKAMSMVFQDPLSALTPVYSIGDQIIEAIQLHQDVTTAQARTRAVELLDLVGIPNPQARVRSFPHEFSGGMRQRAMIAMAIANDPDVIIADEPTTALDVTIQAQVLEVLKRAQRETGAAVIMITHDLGVVAGMADRVTVMYAGRPVEQGSVDDIYYRPQMPYTIGLLGSVPRLDVAEKRPLATVEGNPPSVVSLPPGCPFAPRCPLAEDQCRTTEPALVEHSGALARRVTAGADSEAATVLGHAAACHLSDRVVRDGLTYADIFPVAVHTWSELEQVPREERETVLDVSGLKRHYPLMKGAVLRRRVGTVYAVDGIDLEVKQGETLGLVGESGCGKSTTLMEVLNFLPPTDGTITVLGQNPAALRGKARKALRRDLQIVFQDPMASLDPRMTVFDLIAEPLFAHQWSKVDTSARVEELMRTVGLDPAHVNRYPGQFSGGQRQRIGIARALALKPRLLVLDEPVSALDVSIQAGVINLLDQLKAELGLSYLFVAHDLAVIRHIADRVAVMYLGSIVEQGEVDEVYDNPRHPYTQALLSAIPIPDPQTERNRERILLTGDLPSPADPPSGCKFRTRCHRKPTLDEASQQRCVVEPPPLLQVGTDHTSACHFNDVDTHVTAQV; encoded by the coding sequence ATGACCGCACCCACCACGGCGGCCACCCGCCGCACCCAGGCGGGCGAGGTCGTCCTCTCCGTCCGGGACCTCAACGTCTCCTTCCCCAGCGAGGCCGGGGAGGTCCGGGCCGTCCGCGGTCTGGACTTCGACCTCCGCGCCGGGGAGACGATGGCCATCGTCGGCGAGTCCGGCTCGGGCAAGTCGGTGACCTCGCTGGCGGTGATGGGGCTGCACCCCCGCACCGCCCGGATCAGCGGCTCGGTGAAGCTGCACGGTGAGGAGATCCTCGGCCGCGACGACGACGCGCTGTCCCGGCTGCGGGGCAAGGCCATGTCGATGGTCTTCCAGGACCCGCTCTCGGCGCTGACGCCGGTGTACTCCATCGGCGACCAGATCATCGAGGCCATCCAGCTGCACCAGGACGTGACCACCGCGCAGGCCCGCACCCGCGCCGTGGAGCTGCTCGACCTGGTCGGCATCCCCAACCCGCAGGCCCGGGTGCGCTCGTTCCCGCACGAGTTCTCCGGCGGCATGCGCCAGCGCGCGATGATCGCGATGGCCATCGCCAACGACCCCGACGTGATCATCGCCGACGAGCCCACCACCGCCCTGGACGTCACCATCCAGGCCCAGGTGCTCGAGGTGCTCAAGCGGGCCCAGCGCGAGACCGGGGCGGCGGTCATCATGATCACCCACGACCTCGGCGTGGTGGCCGGGATGGCGGACCGGGTGACGGTGATGTACGCGGGACGCCCGGTCGAGCAGGGCTCCGTCGACGACATCTACTACCGGCCGCAGATGCCGTACACCATCGGCCTGCTGGGCTCGGTCCCCCGGCTGGACGTGGCGGAGAAGCGGCCGCTGGCCACGGTCGAGGGCAACCCGCCGTCGGTGGTCAGCCTGCCCCCCGGCTGCCCGTTCGCCCCCCGCTGCCCGCTGGCGGAGGACCAGTGCCGGACCACCGAGCCGGCCCTGGTGGAGCACAGCGGCGCGCTGGCCCGCCGGGTCACCGCCGGAGCCGACTCCGAGGCCGCGACGGTGCTCGGTCACGCCGCCGCCTGCCACCTCTCCGACCGCGTCGTGCGGGACGGCCTGACCTACGCCGACATCTTCCCGGTCGCCGTGCACACGTGGAGCGAGCTGGAGCAGGTGCCCCGCGAGGAGCGCGAGACCGTGCTCGACGTCTCCGGTCTGAAGCGGCACTACCCGCTGATGAAGGGGGCGGTGCTGCGACGTCGGGTGGGCACCGTCTACGCCGTCGACGGCATCGACCTGGAGGTCAAGCAGGGCGAGACGCTGGGTCTGGTCGGGGAGTCCGGGTGCGGCAAGTCGACCACGCTGATGGAGGTCCTCAACTTCCTCCCGCCGACCGACGGCACCATCACCGTCCTCGGCCAGAACCCGGCGGCGCTCCGCGGGAAGGCCCGCAAGGCCCTGCGCCGGGACCTGCAGATCGTCTTCCAGGACCCGATGGCCTCGCTGGACCCGCGGATGACCGTGTTCGACCTGATCGCGGAGCCGCTGTTCGCCCACCAGTGGTCCAAGGTCGACACCTCGGCCCGGGTCGAGGAGCTGATGCGCACGGTCGGTCTGGACCCGGCCCACGTCAACCGCTACCCCGGTCAGTTCTCCGGCGGGCAGCGTCAGCGGATCGGCATCGCCCGCGCCCTGGCTCTCAAGCCGAGGCTGCTGGTGCTGGACGAGCCGGTCTCGGCCCTGGACGTCTCGATCCAGGCCGGCGTCATCAACCTGCTGGACCAGCTGAAGGCCGAGCTCGGGCTGTCCTACCTGTTCGTGGCCCACGACCTCGCCGTGATCCGGCACATTGCCGACCGGGTGGCGGTGATGTACCTGGGATCGATCGTGGAGCAGGGCGAGGTGGACGAGGTCTACGACAACCCCCGCCACCCCTACACCCAGGCGCTGCTGTCGGCGATCCCCATCCCCGACCCGCAGACCGAGCGCAACCGGGAGCGGATCCTCCTCACCGGGGACCTGCCCAGCCCGGCGGACCCGCCGTCGGGGTGCAAGTTCCGCACCCGTTGCCACCGCAAGCCCACCCTGGACGAGGCCTCGCAGCAGCGCTGCGTCGTCGAGCCACCACCGCTGCTGCAGGTGGGCACCGACCACACGTCGGCCTGCCACTTCAACGACGTGGACACCCACGTCACGGCCCAGGTGTGA
- a CDS encoding dolichyl-phosphate-mannose--protein mannosyltransferase codes for MTDLQAALRDPLPRDRVTAWAVTVGITLLAFALRVVRLGDPNKLVFDETYYPKDAWSLLHFGYERGWAPDANEQIVAGSTDLWQEGPAFIVHPQLGKWLIAAGEQLFGMTSFGWRFSACVFGALLVLVTVRLVRRITRSTLLGGAAGVLLAFDGLAFVMSRIGLLDIFQAFFLVAAVSALVADRDWFRTRLADHLTARGLPDLGGVAGPLVLWRPWRVLAGVMFGCALGVKWNSVYVLAAFGLLSVAWDVGARRLAGAGRRSALGLLVDGVPAFLSTVVLGALVYLATWSSWLATSGGWSRDWGAQHPEALSTRLLGAPLASLLHYHQEIYGFHTGDYITEEATHSYAADPIGWLVLARTIGIDAVNNIQPGTDGCPVDVDQCQRVITGIGTPLLWWVGAVCLLMSVFFWLARRDWRFGVVVVGVASTWLPWFQYTDRPQFLFYAITIVPFTVLALCLVMGLVLGPPVPGSRRRIGAIVCGVFVALVVLNFAFFYPVWTNALLTREQWLDRMWLRTWI; via the coding sequence GTGACTGACCTGCAGGCGGCCCTGCGCGACCCCCTGCCCCGCGACCGGGTCACCGCCTGGGCCGTCACCGTGGGCATCACGCTGCTGGCCTTCGCGCTGCGGGTGGTCCGTCTGGGGGACCCGAACAAGCTGGTCTTCGACGAGACCTACTACCCCAAGGACGCCTGGTCGCTGCTCCACTTCGGCTACGAGCGCGGCTGGGCCCCGGACGCCAACGAGCAGATCGTGGCCGGGAGCACCGACCTCTGGCAGGAGGGGCCGGCGTTCATCGTCCACCCGCAGCTGGGGAAGTGGCTGATCGCCGCCGGGGAGCAGCTGTTCGGCATGACGTCCTTCGGCTGGCGGTTCAGCGCCTGCGTCTTCGGCGCGCTGCTCGTGCTGGTCACCGTCCGGCTGGTCCGGCGGATCACCCGCTCGACGCTGCTCGGCGGGGCGGCGGGGGTGCTGCTGGCCTTCGACGGGCTGGCCTTCGTGATGAGCCGGATCGGGTTGCTCGACATCTTCCAGGCCTTCTTCCTGGTCGCGGCGGTCTCGGCGCTGGTCGCCGACCGGGACTGGTTCCGGACCCGGCTGGCCGACCACCTGACCGCACGGGGGCTGCCCGACCTGGGCGGCGTCGCCGGACCGCTGGTGCTCTGGCGGCCGTGGCGGGTGCTGGCCGGGGTGATGTTCGGCTGCGCGCTCGGGGTGAAGTGGAACAGCGTCTACGTGCTGGCCGCGTTCGGGCTGCTGTCGGTGGCCTGGGACGTCGGCGCCCGCCGCCTCGCCGGGGCCGGCCGGCGGTCCGCGCTCGGGCTGCTGGTCGACGGCGTCCCGGCCTTCCTCTCCACGGTGGTGCTCGGGGCGCTGGTCTACCTGGCCACCTGGTCGAGCTGGTTGGCCACCTCCGGCGGCTGGTCCCGCGACTGGGGCGCCCAGCACCCGGAGGCGCTCTCCACCCGCCTGCTGGGGGCGCCGCTGGCCTCGCTGCTGCACTACCACCAGGAGATCTACGGCTTCCACACCGGCGACTACATCACCGAGGAGGCCACCCACAGCTACGCCGCCGACCCGATCGGCTGGCTGGTGCTGGCCCGCACCATCGGGATCGACGCCGTCAACAACATCCAGCCCGGCACCGACGGCTGCCCGGTCGACGTCGACCAGTGCCAGCGGGTGATCACCGGTATCGGCACCCCGTTGCTGTGGTGGGTGGGGGCGGTGTGCCTGCTGATGTCGGTGTTCTTCTGGCTCGCCCGGCGGGACTGGCGCTTCGGCGTCGTGGTGGTCGGTGTGGCCAGCACCTGGCTGCCCTGGTTCCAGTACACCGACCGTCCCCAGTTCCTCTTCTACGCCATCACCATCGTCCCCTTCACCGTGCTGGCCCTGTGCCTGGTGATGGGGTTGGTGCTCGGCCCGCCCGTGCCCGGCTCCCGGCGCCGGATCGGCGCGATCGTCTGCGGGGTCTTCGTGGCCCTGGTGGTGCTCAACTTCGCCTTCTTCTACCCGGTCTGGACCAACGCCCTGCTCACCCGCGAGCAGTGGCTGGACCGGATGTGGCTGCGCACCTGGATCTGA
- a CDS encoding TetR/AcrR family transcriptional regulator, whose translation MSPVSVTEAGAALVDEIGFEQLSMGLLAERLGVRTPSLYRHVASQADLAHRIAVLAMTELADAVRDATQGRSEKEALAAGAHAMRTYVLIHPGRYAAGNAAIVTGPEDPLVPAVGRVLESWTAMLHGYRLDPDQSVHALRMLRSTLHGFAALEAIGSFQLDTDLDESFSWMLDFIDQGLRARRPDPLPAR comes from the coding sequence TTGAGCCCCGTCTCGGTGACCGAGGCCGGGGCTGCGCTGGTCGACGAGATCGGCTTCGAGCAGCTCAGCATGGGTCTGCTGGCCGAGCGGCTCGGGGTCAGGACGCCCTCGCTGTACCGGCACGTGGCCAGCCAGGCCGACCTGGCCCACCGGATCGCCGTGCTGGCCATGACCGAGCTCGCCGACGCCGTCCGCGACGCCACCCAGGGGCGGTCGGAGAAGGAGGCCCTCGCGGCCGGGGCGCACGCGATGCGGACGTACGTGCTGATCCACCCCGGCCGGTACGCGGCTGGCAACGCCGCCATCGTCACCGGGCCGGAGGACCCGCTGGTGCCGGCCGTCGGTCGCGTCCTCGAGTCCTGGACGGCCATGCTGCACGGCTACCGCCTGGACCCCGACCAGTCGGTGCACGCGCTGCGGATGCTGCGCAGCACCCTGCACGGGTTCGCGGCCCTGGAGGCGATCGGCAGCTTCCAGCTCGACACCGACCTCGACGAGAGCTTCAGCTGGATGCTCGACTTCATCGACCAGGGCCTGAGGGCGAGACGACCCGACCCGCTCCCCGCCCGCTGA